A window from Micromonospora profundi encodes these proteins:
- a CDS encoding ArsA family ATPase: protein MPSEDAAPQLDVDQILADPGVRIIVCCGAGGVGKTTTAAALALRAAEQHGRRTVVLTIDPARRLAQSLGLTELDNTPRQVKGIDVEASGGELHAMMLDMKRTFDDVVLQHTDPAKAAEIFANPFYQAMSSTFAGTQEYMAMEKLGQLHARGEWDLIVVDTPPSRSALDFLDAPARLSRFLDGRMLRLLLAPARTGGRSMFSLVTASFGMFSKVVQKVLGAQLLTDLSGFVAALDSMFGGFRQRAEQTYRILQARETAFVLVAAPEPDAVREAAYFAGRLREEKMPLAGLVLNRVHRPAVPELDAEQSRAAAERLTELGGHEATADVLRAHAALARQAVREQQVAARFTEAFPGVPAVSVTAQPADVHDVDGLRTIGAAISRP, encoded by the coding sequence GTGCCTTCCGAAGACGCGGCGCCGCAGCTGGACGTCGACCAGATCCTCGCCGACCCCGGCGTGCGGATCATCGTGTGCTGCGGTGCCGGCGGAGTGGGTAAGACGACCACTGCCGCGGCGCTGGCGCTGCGGGCCGCCGAGCAGCACGGACGGCGAACGGTGGTGCTCACCATCGACCCGGCCCGCCGGCTCGCCCAGTCACTGGGCCTGACCGAGCTGGACAACACGCCCCGCCAGGTCAAGGGGATCGACGTCGAGGCCAGCGGCGGCGAGCTGCACGCCATGATGCTGGACATGAAGCGCACCTTCGACGACGTGGTGCTTCAGCACACCGATCCGGCGAAGGCCGCCGAGATCTTCGCGAACCCCTTCTACCAGGCCATGAGCTCGACGTTCGCCGGCACGCAGGAATACATGGCGATGGAGAAGCTGGGCCAGCTGCACGCCCGCGGCGAGTGGGACCTGATCGTGGTCGACACCCCGCCGTCCCGCTCGGCGTTGGATTTCCTGGACGCGCCGGCTCGGCTCTCCCGTTTCCTCGACGGCCGGATGCTGCGGCTGCTGCTCGCACCGGCACGCACCGGTGGGCGAAGCATGTTCAGCCTGGTCACGGCCTCGTTCGGGATGTTCTCGAAGGTGGTGCAGAAGGTGCTCGGCGCCCAACTGCTCACCGACCTGTCCGGCTTCGTGGCCGCCCTGGATTCGATGTTCGGGGGCTTCCGGCAGCGCGCCGAGCAGACGTACCGCATCCTCCAGGCACGGGAGACGGCCTTCGTGCTGGTCGCGGCCCCGGAGCCGGACGCGGTCCGGGAGGCCGCCTACTTCGCGGGCCGGCTGCGGGAGGAGAAGATGCCGCTTGCCGGTCTGGTGCTCAACAGGGTGCACCGTCCGGCGGTTCCGGAGTTGGACGCGGAGCAGAGCCGGGCCGCCGCGGAGCGGCTGACCGAGCTGGGAGGGCACGAGGCCACCGCCGACGTGCTGCGGGCGCACGCCGCGTTGGCCCGCCAGGCGGTACGCGAGCAGCAGGTCGCCGCACGGTTCACCGAGGCGTTCCCGGGGGTGCCCGCGGTGTCGGTGACGGCGCAGCCCGCCGACGTGCACGACGTCGACGGGCTACGGACGATCGGCGCGGCGATCAGCCGGCCGTGA
- a CDS encoding ArsA-related P-loop ATPase: protein MRAAERPSDPAGTGWSARLHVVTGKGGTGKTSVAAALAMALAAGGRRTLLVEVEGRQGIAQLFGIDPLPYEERHLTDVPGGGEVRALAVDAEEALLEYLDMFYKLGAAGRALRKLGAIDFATTIAPGLRDVLLTGKVKEATTRTSGQRRVYDAVVLDAPPTGRIGRFLNVTAETARLAKVGPIKTQSEGVAALLRSPITAVHVVTLLEEMPVQETVDAIADLTSLGFGVGKVIVNGTRPPLPAGRAVSLAELKRGLAAAGLPTDREIVAGLHDEARDQVIRRELEDSLRAELVELGLPIVELPLLPEGVDQAGLTTLAQALVHAD from the coding sequence GTGCGTGCAGCTGAGCGGCCGTCCGACCCGGCCGGTACCGGATGGTCGGCCCGCCTCCACGTCGTAACCGGCAAGGGCGGCACCGGCAAGACAAGCGTGGCGGCGGCGCTGGCGATGGCGCTCGCCGCCGGTGGTCGGCGCACCCTGCTGGTCGAGGTCGAGGGCCGGCAGGGCATCGCCCAACTCTTCGGCATCGACCCGCTGCCGTACGAGGAGCGGCACCTCACCGACGTGCCCGGCGGCGGTGAGGTGCGGGCGCTCGCGGTGGACGCCGAGGAAGCCCTGCTCGAATACCTCGACATGTTCTACAAGCTGGGTGCGGCGGGACGGGCGCTGCGCAAGCTCGGCGCGATCGACTTCGCCACCACCATCGCCCCGGGCCTACGGGACGTGCTGCTCACCGGCAAGGTGAAGGAAGCCACCACCCGCACCTCGGGGCAGCGTCGTGTGTACGACGCGGTGGTGCTCGACGCTCCGCCGACCGGGCGGATCGGCCGTTTCCTCAACGTCACCGCCGAGACGGCCCGGCTGGCAAAGGTCGGCCCGATCAAGACCCAGAGCGAGGGGGTCGCCGCGCTGCTGCGCTCCCCGATCACGGCGGTGCACGTGGTCACGCTGCTGGAGGAGATGCCGGTGCAGGAGACGGTGGACGCCATCGCCGATCTGACATCGCTCGGCTTCGGGGTCGGCAAGGTGATCGTCAACGGCACCCGCCCGCCGCTGCCTGCCGGCCGGGCGGTCAGCCTGGCGGAGTTGAAGCGCGGGCTCGCCGCCGCCGGGTTGCCGACCGATCGGGAGATCGTCGCTGGCCTGCACGACGAGGCACGTGACCAGGTCATCCGGCGGGAGCTTGAGGATTCGCTGCGGGCCGAGCTGGTGGAGCTGGGGCTCCCGATCGTGGAGTTGCCACTGTTGCCCGAGGGGGTCGACCAGGCCGGGCTCACCACCCTGGCGCAGGCCCTCGTGCATGCGGATTGA
- a CDS encoding Rv0361 family membrane protein, protein MPASAGLPGQPDSASQPASAPPFGNAPSFGSPTGDPATQAPGAVGTGTPGAIPPPPPGYPPYPGAAEPKKKRGLLIAAIALVVIMVLCVGGGVVTFLTLRNAESGEGAKEPAVAVDEFLTAVYKDRDATKAANRVCAASRDDKKIAAKVAEVQKYTAEYQNPRFKWTAPKVDNQTGDRATVSTRVTMTTADEKVADQDLRFTVVQKTGWWVCEVA, encoded by the coding sequence CTGCCCGCGTCGGCGGGTCTCCCCGGCCAGCCCGACAGCGCCAGCCAGCCCGCGAGCGCCCCGCCGTTCGGCAATGCCCCCTCGTTCGGCAGCCCGACGGGCGACCCGGCGACGCAGGCACCAGGCGCCGTCGGGACCGGGACTCCGGGGGCGATCCCGCCGCCCCCGCCCGGCTACCCGCCGTACCCGGGTGCGGCCGAGCCGAAGAAGAAGCGTGGCCTGCTGATCGCGGCCATCGCTCTCGTCGTGATCATGGTGCTCTGCGTGGGTGGCGGCGTGGTGACGTTCCTGACCCTGCGCAACGCCGAATCCGGCGAGGGCGCCAAGGAGCCGGCGGTCGCCGTCGACGAGTTCCTCACCGCTGTCTACAAGGATCGCGACGCCACCAAGGCGGCCAACCGCGTCTGCGCCGCCTCCCGGGACGACAAGAAGATCGCCGCGAAGGTGGCCGAGGTGCAGAAGTACACGGCCGAATACCAGAACCCGCGCTTCAAGTGGACCGCTCCGAAGGTCGACAACCAGACCGGTGACCGGGCGACCGTCTCCACCCGCGTCACAATGACCACCGCCGACGAGAAGGTGGCCGACCAGGACCTGCGCTTCACTGTGGTGCAGAAGACGGGTTGGTGGGTCTGCGAGGTCGCCTGA
- a CDS encoding DUF4177 domain-containing protein, with translation MQKWEYSTVPLLVHATKQILDNWGEDGWELVAVVPGPNPDQLVAYLKRPKA, from the coding sequence ATGCAGAAGTGGGAATACTCCACGGTCCCGCTGCTTGTCCACGCGACCAAGCAGATCCTCGACAACTGGGGTGAGGACGGGTGGGAACTCGTCGCCGTGGTCCCCGGCCCGAACCCGGACCAGCTGGTGGCCTACCTGAAGCGGCCCAAGGCGTGA
- a CDS encoding RidA family protein, which produces MSNGPHAKLAELGLELPEVVPPVASYVPAVQSGQHVYVSGQLPISEGKLLATGKVGAGISAEQAKDLAQRCALNALAAVDSLVGLENVVKVVKVTGFVASAPGFTGQPAVINGASDLLGTVFGEAGRHARSAVGVAELPLDAPVEVELIVEVA; this is translated from the coding sequence ATGAGCAACGGCCCGCACGCGAAGCTCGCCGAGTTGGGGCTCGAACTTCCCGAGGTGGTGCCGCCGGTGGCCAGCTACGTGCCGGCCGTTCAGTCCGGGCAGCACGTGTACGTCTCCGGCCAGCTGCCGATCTCCGAGGGCAAGTTGCTGGCGACCGGCAAGGTCGGCGCCGGGATCTCGGCCGAGCAGGCCAAGGACCTGGCCCAGCGGTGCGCGCTCAACGCGCTGGCCGCCGTCGACTCGCTCGTCGGCCTGGAGAACGTGGTCAAGGTGGTCAAGGTGACCGGTTTCGTGGCCTCCGCGCCCGGCTTCACCGGCCAGCCTGCCGTGATCAACGGTGCTTCCGACCTGCTCGGCACCGTCTTCGGTGAGGCCGGTCGCCACGCCCGCAGCGCGGTAGGCGTGGCTGAACTCCCCCTGGACGCCCCGGTAGAGGTAGAGCTGATCGTCGAGGTCGCCTGA
- a CDS encoding MBL fold metallo-hydrolase, with protein MSGHVTAPAAALAAELPDWVTLLRAPNPGPMTLDGTNTWVLRAAPTEPAVVIDPGPADEGHLAAIAATGPIGLVLITHGHPDHTEGSAPLSELLGGSAHVLAVDPAHTIGGEPLTEPAEHLGGFGLDIRLLSTPGHTADSVCFLVEHADEQVVLTGDTILGRGTTVVAHPDGHLGNYLGSLELLSTYRGITALPGHGPALADCGAAADFYLAHRRARLDQVREAVAAGARTPDDVVAAVYADVDRSLWWAAGWSVRAQLEYLGVDTGESEPGVSGLEHM; from the coding sequence ATGAGCGGGCACGTGACGGCACCGGCGGCGGCACTCGCCGCTGAGCTGCCGGACTGGGTGACGCTGCTGCGTGCGCCCAATCCGGGGCCGATGACCCTCGACGGAACCAACACGTGGGTGCTGCGAGCGGCCCCCACCGAGCCGGCAGTGGTGATCGATCCCGGGCCGGCCGACGAGGGACACCTGGCCGCGATCGCCGCCACCGGCCCCATCGGGCTCGTGCTGATCACCCACGGGCACCCGGACCACACCGAGGGCTCGGCCCCGCTTAGCGAACTCCTCGGCGGGTCGGCACACGTCCTGGCCGTCGACCCGGCGCACACCATCGGCGGTGAACCCCTCACCGAGCCGGCCGAGCACCTGGGCGGTTTCGGCCTCGACATTCGCCTGCTGAGCACCCCCGGGCACACTGCCGACTCGGTCTGCTTCCTCGTGGAGCACGCCGACGAGCAGGTGGTGCTCACCGGCGACACCATCCTCGGCCGGGGCACCACGGTGGTGGCGCACCCGGACGGGCACCTCGGCAACTATCTGGGCAGCCTGGAGTTGCTGTCGACGTACCGGGGAATCACGGCACTGCCCGGGCACGGCCCGGCGCTCGCCGACTGCGGCGCGGCGGCCGATTTCTACCTTGCCCACCGGCGGGCCCGGCTCGACCAGGTCCGGGAGGCGGTCGCCGCTGGCGCCCGCACGCCCGACGACGTGGTCGCCGCGGTCTACGCGGACGTGGACCGCTCGCTCTGGTGGGCTGCCGGCTGGTCGGTCCGTGCCCAGCTGGAGTATCTGGGTGTCGACACCGGGGAATCCGAGCCGGGGGTCAGTGGGTTGGAGCACATGTGA
- a CDS encoding adenylate/guanylate cyclase domain-containing protein: MTCPVCGTVAVPGARFCHNCGAALPAAATLPAAERRVVTVLFGDLSEFTSWSEDLDPERVGAVTDRVLASLAGAVKTFGGHVDKLTGDGIMAVFGAPVAHEDDAERAVRAALSMQRAVRRVLDDERGGGAPLGLRVGLNTGDVIAGIQAAIEYTVIGDTVNTAARLADAAAVGAVYAGGRTAATTRHVASWRALRPLRLKGKREPVEAYELLGLLDAPGTRSGLGDEAPYVGRETEIGRVAGRLAEVIDQGDPRVLLMTAEAGIGKSRFAAEVERLAAGYDVGAGRYAAHTGARVLSVRCAAFGERRRLAPLADLVRAAVGLPSDASTALTRPAVEERLRRLGQRLARAGAQQPPIVTDQLLALLGYAELPTHTGTDNGEWGSAAAAAADAEAVPNAVADLLSGLASEAPLVIVVDDLHDATAETIRALGLALSRLTGPVLVLLLGRPELVRTAGALTRVADAEVHSLPPLRGADAARLLTSYLGGGKLPQADADRLLATAQGNPFYLAELVTLLIERGALTTVEPGRGVRPAPGERDQGSTASWRLVPGSLGSRLLSRDLAAVLAARIDALPPGARSVLRDAAVVGDTVPEGALEALLDQRAGRDGRPSAVVAVELDRAVEELLQRRMLHRTRTGYAFATPLMREAAYAGVSKAELAERHAALAQWAAPGSDAAVPTLGGFTDEARDDFVAMHVERAARLADAVKLRPDAPARAVAPLGVAALGRAARRSLSAGEPALAVEYAERATELARDGVPATDRVVHARALLQIGRAVDALAYAEKIAANAGDEATRVSALLLAGQAQQTLGDQGRAVTAWQEALQVATAAALPTLRASAMRRLGMADFVGGRLSQASSRLAAAYQVSLGAQDRRGQAWSLQNLAWVTTTRGDFAGTDAVLGRAARLFAELKDPYGRAWLRGTTAFARLLAGRLREACRMAQVFLPFGERVGEAWAVGTLRAVAAYATAELGELAEADQGARRAYREFAAASDDWGRGFALVVRAVVARGLGEPEHAADLLTDALADAERTSHPLLTGMAGTLRGFVALDMGDWETAEQAARGVLTAVEPHNPQAPAQVAPRVLLATARLAAGDPATAVGLLAPVATTAANAPSLLFSRRQTMARYASALLAHGQREQALDWAQRAVTVPAEDVRSQVIAASVLAEALAACGRQVEALSCADEAVRLAYATEQRSERAAADALRAEIAAQV, translated from the coding sequence GTGACCTGCCCCGTGTGTGGAACTGTCGCCGTTCCCGGCGCGCGGTTCTGCCACAACTGCGGAGCCGCGCTGCCGGCCGCCGCGACGTTGCCGGCGGCCGAGCGTCGGGTGGTCACGGTGCTCTTCGGCGACCTGTCCGAATTCACCTCCTGGTCGGAGGACCTCGACCCGGAGCGGGTCGGCGCGGTCACCGACCGGGTGCTCGCCTCCCTCGCGGGGGCGGTGAAGACGTTCGGCGGGCACGTCGACAAGCTGACCGGCGACGGGATCATGGCGGTCTTCGGTGCTCCTGTGGCACACGAGGACGACGCCGAGCGAGCCGTCCGGGCCGCCCTCTCCATGCAGCGGGCCGTCCGCCGCGTGCTCGACGACGAGCGGGGCGGTGGTGCGCCGCTCGGGCTGCGGGTCGGGCTGAACACCGGTGACGTCATCGCAGGCATCCAGGCCGCGATCGAGTACACGGTCATCGGCGACACGGTGAACACCGCCGCCCGGCTGGCCGACGCCGCCGCTGTCGGTGCCGTCTACGCCGGTGGGCGTACCGCCGCCACCACCCGCCACGTCGCCTCCTGGCGGGCGCTGCGCCCGCTGCGGCTCAAGGGCAAGCGTGAGCCCGTCGAGGCGTACGAGCTGCTGGGTCTGCTCGACGCGCCGGGCACCCGCTCGGGTCTCGGTGACGAGGCGCCCTACGTGGGGCGGGAGACCGAGATCGGCCGGGTCGCCGGCCGGCTCGCCGAGGTGATCGACCAGGGCGACCCCCGGGTGCTGCTGATGACTGCCGAGGCGGGCATCGGCAAGTCCCGGTTCGCCGCCGAGGTCGAACGCCTCGCCGCCGGATACGACGTGGGCGCCGGCAGGTACGCGGCGCACACCGGCGCGCGGGTGCTCTCGGTGCGCTGCGCCGCCTTCGGTGAGCGCCGCCGGCTCGCGCCGCTCGCCGACCTGGTCCGCGCCGCCGTCGGCCTGCCCAGTGACGCGTCCACAGCGCTTACCCGTCCGGCGGTCGAGGAGCGGCTGCGTCGGCTCGGCCAGCGGCTCGCCCGAGCCGGCGCCCAACAACCGCCGATCGTCACCGACCAACTGCTCGCACTGCTCGGCTATGCCGAACTCCCCACGCACACCGGCACCGACAACGGCGAGTGGGGCAGTGCCGCTGCCGCGGCCGCCGACGCCGAGGCGGTGCCGAACGCCGTCGCCGACCTGCTCAGCGGCCTCGCCTCGGAGGCGCCGCTGGTGATCGTGGTGGACGACCTGCACGACGCCACCGCCGAGACGATCCGCGCTCTCGGGCTGGCCCTGTCCCGCCTCACCGGCCCGGTCCTCGTGCTGCTGCTGGGCCGCCCCGAGCTGGTCCGTACCGCAGGCGCTCTGACCCGCGTCGCGGACGCCGAGGTGCACTCCCTGCCGCCGCTGCGCGGAGCCGACGCGGCCCGGTTGCTCACCAGCTATCTCGGCGGTGGGAAACTGCCGCAGGCCGACGCCGACCGGCTGCTGGCCACCGCCCAAGGCAACCCGTTCTACCTTGCCGAGCTGGTCACCCTGCTGATCGAGCGCGGTGCCCTCACGACTGTCGAACCGGGTCGCGGTGTCCGGCCCGCCCCGGGCGAGCGGGATCAGGGCTCGACGGCGAGCTGGCGGCTGGTGCCCGGTTCGCTGGGCAGCCGGCTGCTGTCCCGTGACCTCGCGGCGGTGCTCGCCGCCCGTATCGACGCGCTGCCACCGGGTGCCCGTTCGGTGCTGCGGGATGCCGCTGTGGTCGGTGACACGGTGCCCGAGGGCGCGCTGGAGGCGCTGCTCGACCAGCGCGCCGGCCGCGACGGGCGGCCCTCGGCCGTGGTCGCTGTCGAGCTCGACCGGGCGGTGGAGGAGCTGCTGCAACGCCGGATGCTGCACCGCACCCGCACCGGCTACGCGTTTGCCACCCCGCTCATGCGGGAGGCCGCGTACGCAGGTGTGAGCAAGGCGGAGCTGGCTGAGCGGCACGCCGCGCTTGCCCAGTGGGCGGCACCCGGAAGCGACGCCGCGGTACCCACCCTGGGCGGGTTCACCGACGAGGCCCGGGACGACTTCGTGGCGATGCACGTCGAGCGGGCCGCCAGGCTCGCCGACGCGGTGAAGCTGCGCCCGGACGCCCCGGCCCGCGCCGTGGCCCCGCTCGGGGTCGCCGCGCTCGGTCGGGCCGCCCGCCGGTCGCTGTCCGCCGGGGAGCCCGCGCTCGCCGTGGAGTACGCCGAACGCGCCACCGAACTGGCCCGCGACGGTGTGCCGGCGACCGATCGGGTGGTGCACGCCCGGGCGCTGCTCCAGATCGGTCGGGCCGTCGACGCGCTCGCCTACGCCGAGAAGATCGCCGCGAACGCCGGGGACGAGGCCACCCGGGTCAGCGCCCTGCTGCTCGCCGGGCAGGCCCAGCAGACCCTCGGTGACCAGGGACGGGCGGTGACTGCCTGGCAGGAGGCGCTGCAGGTGGCCACTGCCGCTGCGCTGCCCACGCTGCGCGCATCCGCGATGCGCCGGCTCGGCATGGCCGACTTCGTGGGCGGGCGGTTGAGTCAGGCGAGCAGCAGGCTGGCCGCCGCGTACCAGGTCAGTCTCGGCGCCCAGGACCGGCGCGGGCAGGCATGGTCGTTGCAGAACCTGGCGTGGGTGACCACCACCCGGGGCGACTTCGCCGGCACCGACGCGGTGCTCGGCCGGGCCGCCCGGTTGTTCGCCGAGCTGAAGGACCCGTACGGCCGGGCCTGGCTGCGGGGCACCACGGCGTTCGCCCGGCTGCTTGCCGGAAGGCTGCGCGAGGCGTGTCGCATGGCACAGGTGTTCCTGCCCTTCGGCGAGCGGGTCGGCGAGGCGTGGGCGGTGGGCACCCTGCGGGCGGTCGCGGCGTACGCCACTGCCGAGCTGGGTGAGCTGGCCGAGGCGGACCAGGGGGCACGCCGGGCGTACCGCGAGTTCGCCGCCGCCTCCGACGACTGGGGTCGCGGGTTCGCGCTTGTGGTCCGGGCCGTGGTGGCGCGGGGCCTGGGCGAGCCGGAACACGCGGCCGATCTGCTCACCGACGCCCTGGCGGACGCCGAACGGACCTCGCACCCGCTGCTCACCGGGATGGCCGGCACGTTGCGGGGGTTCGTGGCACTGGACATGGGGGACTGGGAGACCGCCGAGCAGGCGGCGCGTGGGGTGCTGACGGCCGTCGAACCGCACAACCCGCAGGCGCCGGCGCAGGTCGCGCCCCGGGTGCTGCTTGCCACCGCCCGGCTGGCCGCTGGCGACCCGGCGACCGCTGTCGGGCTTCTCGCTCCCGTGGCGACCACCGCCGCGAACGCGCCGTCGCTGCTGTTCTCCCGCCGTCAGACGATGGCCCGGTACGCGTCGGCGCTGCTCGCCCACGGTCAGCGGGAGCAGGCGTTGGACTGGGCGCAGCGTGCGGTGACGGTGCCTGCCGAGGACGTCCGCAGCCAGGTGATCGCGGCCAGCGTGCTGGCCGAGGCGCTGGCGGCCTGCGGTCGGCAGGTGGAGGCGCTCTCCTGCGCGGACGAGGCGGTCCGCCTGGCGTACGCCACCGAGCAGCGCAGTGAACGCGCCGCCGCCGATGCCCTGCGTGCCGAAATCGCCGCCCAGGTCTAG
- a CDS encoding protein kinase domain-containing protein, whose product MTDTPTGRSRVPIVPGLTDLRVFARGGYATVYQATQISVGREVAVKVENRTLDSERDQARFLREARAAGRMSSHPHVVDLFDVGVTVDQHPYLIMELCDGSYAERMRTSPLGPVEARDLGIKIADALAHSHAAGVLHRDVKPANILYSHFNSAVLADFGLAVLAEHRDPTVTLEVLTPAYAPPEMFSHSPPSPAVDVYALCATLYAVMHGRPPRWQSERNPSLVTVLEMFNQQVPSLPGVPDELIEVLRAGMANDPAERPSALELHDLLTHLPFGSPPKPVSGAPISGSPISGGPISGGPISGGAARPGPYVAGQPVPRPPVEETQPTTPDSRRWRRRWFLGGAGVLALAASATTGAWVASSAPPPSPSPQVSQAGAPATGALPGCTTGAGAPAALPSGARCLPQLECFGPMRIRGDRAEAVRVPCDSRHTWETYAEGILPVSLVGAPYQEVIAAEPVRQVCGTTTFRVTTGINEATGWRLEVLPPVDGSVDRTYRCLAGRGVDALAGPTLTGR is encoded by the coding sequence GTGACCGACACCCCGACCGGCCGTTCGCGGGTGCCGATCGTGCCCGGCTTGACTGATTTGCGGGTTTTTGCCCGGGGCGGATACGCGACCGTCTACCAGGCCACCCAGATCTCGGTGGGGCGTGAGGTCGCCGTCAAGGTGGAGAACCGCACGCTCGACAGCGAGCGCGACCAGGCCCGGTTCCTGCGCGAGGCGCGGGCCGCCGGGCGGATGTCGTCCCATCCGCACGTGGTGGACCTCTTCGATGTCGGGGTCACCGTCGACCAGCACCCCTACCTGATCATGGAACTGTGCGACGGGTCGTACGCCGAGCGGATGCGTACCTCGCCGCTCGGCCCGGTGGAGGCTCGCGATCTCGGCATCAAGATCGCCGACGCGCTGGCCCACTCGCACGCGGCCGGGGTGCTGCACCGCGACGTCAAGCCGGCGAACATCCTCTACTCGCACTTCAACTCGGCGGTGCTCGCCGACTTCGGGCTGGCCGTTCTCGCGGAACACCGGGACCCCACAGTCACCTTGGAGGTGCTCACCCCGGCGTACGCGCCACCGGAGATGTTCAGCCACAGCCCGCCGTCGCCGGCCGTCGACGTGTACGCGCTCTGCGCCACTCTCTACGCGGTGATGCACGGTCGGCCGCCCCGCTGGCAGTCCGAGCGCAACCCGAGCCTGGTCACCGTGCTGGAGATGTTCAACCAGCAGGTCCCCAGCCTGCCCGGCGTACCTGACGAGCTGATCGAGGTGCTGCGCGCCGGCATGGCCAACGACCCGGCCGAGCGGCCCTCCGCGCTCGAACTGCACGACCTGCTCACCCACCTGCCGTTCGGCTCCCCGCCGAAGCCGGTCAGTGGCGCCCCGATCAGCGGGAGCCCGATCAGTGGTGGCCCGATCAGTGGTGGCCCGATCAGCGGCGGCGCGGCCCGGCCCGGCCCGTACGTCGCCGGCCAGCCGGTACCTCGGCCGCCGGTCGAGGAAACCCAACCGACGACCCCCGACAGCCGGCGCTGGCGGCGACGCTGGTTCCTCGGCGGCGCGGGAGTGCTCGCGCTCGCCGCCTCGGCGACCACCGGGGCGTGGGTGGCCAGCAGCGCCCCGCCGCCCAGCCCGTCTCCCCAGGTCAGCCAGGCCGGTGCCCCGGCGACCGGCGCGCTGCCCGGCTGCACGACGGGTGCAGGTGCGCCGGCGGCCCTGCCCAGCGGTGCCCGGTGCCTGCCCCAACTGGAGTGCTTCGGCCCCATGCGGATCCGCGGCGACCGCGCCGAGGCCGTCCGGGTCCCCTGCGATTCCCGGCACACCTGGGAGACGTACGCCGAGGGGATCCTGCCGGTGTCGCTCGTGGGCGCGCCCTACCAGGAGGTGATCGCCGCCGAGCCGGTCCGGCAGGTCTGCGGCACGACGACCTTCCGTGTGACCACCGGGATCAACGAGGCGACCGGATGGCGCCTGGAGGTGCTACCGCCGGTGGACGGCAGTGTCGACCGGACCTACCGGTGCCTGGCCGGGCGGGGCGTCGACGCGCTCGCCGGCCCCACACTCACCGGTCGCTGA
- a CDS encoding acyl-CoA dehydrogenase family protein produces MSFDLTPEQDQLRDAVRALGRRYGHGYFVEKAKAGEHTTELWAEAGQLGYLGVNIPTEYGGGGGGITELAIVCEELAAAGCPLLLLVVSPAIAATVINRHGTEEQRKRHLPGLADGSEKIVFAITEPEAGSNFHRLATVARRDGDDWLLSGRKCYISGVDEAGHVLVVARTEDSSTGKLKPTLFLVPTDAPGLTRSKLDMEILSPENQFLLYLDDVRLPADALVGGSLDAGLPALFAGLNPERITVAAMGAGTGRYAIERATDYTATRKVWGGRTIGSHQGVSHPLAHAAVQVELARLMIQKAATLYDAGRDLEAGVSGNMAKYAAGEAAALAVDTAVQALGGAGMTTEYGVATLLGAVRAGRIAPVSREMILNFVAQHVLGQDKSY; encoded by the coding sequence ATGAGCTTCGACCTCACCCCCGAGCAGGACCAGCTGCGCGACGCCGTGCGGGCGTTGGGCCGCCGCTACGGCCACGGCTACTTCGTCGAGAAGGCAAAGGCCGGCGAGCACACCACCGAGCTGTGGGCCGAGGCCGGCCAGCTCGGCTACCTGGGGGTCAACATCCCCACCGAGTACGGCGGTGGGGGCGGCGGCATCACCGAGCTGGCAATCGTCTGTGAGGAGTTGGCGGCGGCCGGTTGCCCGCTGCTGCTGCTCGTGGTGTCCCCCGCCATCGCGGCCACGGTGATCAACCGGCACGGCACCGAGGAGCAGCGCAAGCGGCACCTGCCCGGCCTCGCCGACGGCTCCGAGAAGATCGTCTTCGCGATCACCGAGCCGGAGGCCGGCTCGAACTTCCACAGGCTCGCCACTGTGGCCCGCCGCGACGGCGACGACTGGCTGCTCTCCGGCCGCAAGTGCTACATCTCCGGGGTGGACGAGGCCGGCCACGTCCTGGTGGTGGCCCGCACCGAGGATTCGTCCACAGGCAAGCTCAAGCCCACGCTGTTCCTCGTGCCCACCGACGCGCCCGGGCTGACCCGCTCCAAACTGGACATGGAGATCCTGTCTCCGGAGAACCAGTTCCTGCTCTACCTGGACGACGTGCGGCTGCCCGCCGACGCGCTGGTCGGCGGATCGCTGGACGCCGGGCTGCCGGCGCTCTTCGCCGGGCTCAACCCGGAGCGGATCACGGTGGCCGCGATGGGTGCCGGCACCGGCCGGTACGCCATCGAACGGGCCACCGACTACACCGCGACCCGCAAGGTGTGGGGCGGCCGGACCATCGGCTCGCACCAGGGCGTGTCGCACCCGCTGGCGCACGCGGCGGTGCAGGTGGAACTGGCCCGCCTGATGATCCAGAAGGCGGCCACCCTGTACGACGCCGGCCGTGACCTGGAGGCGGGCGTGTCGGGCAACATGGCCAAGTACGCCGCCGGGGAGGCCGCAGCGCTCGCCGTGGACACCGCCGTCCAGGCACTCGGCGGGGCCGGCATGACCACCGAGTACGGGGTGGCGACCCTGCTCGGCGCCGTCCGGGCGGGTCGTATCGCCCCGGTCAGCCGGGAGATGATCCTCAACTTCGTGGCCCAGCACGTCCTGGGCCAGGACAAGTCCTACTAG